From the Serratia nematodiphila DZ0503SBS1 genome, one window contains:
- a CDS encoding LacI family DNA-binding transcriptional regulator yields MDNHSARRVTRADVARIAGTSVAVVSYVINNGPRPVAEATRLRVLAAIEQTGYRPNDIARALASGSTQTYGLVVPDISNPFFATLARALQQEAFSRGRVLLLGDAGDDRQREYELINNLLRRQVDGLLYTSVDRHPWFDLIRASGTPCVMIDTIDSQAGFCAIRVNERDAACQATRHLLQHGYRDIGIFIGPLTMLNAQDRLNGWRDALLEAGIAPRDEWIFEVPYTRQGGYQATQRLVQGPRPRAVFTSNEQQALGCLSALAEHGLRAPDDLALICFNGTQQSEFSVPPLSAVEQPIDAMAKRAIAMLAAGAAPAELHEFAFQLRIRHSCGC; encoded by the coding sequence TTGGATAATCACTCCGCGCGCCGCGTTACCCGCGCCGACGTGGCTCGCATAGCGGGCACCTCCGTCGCCGTGGTCAGCTACGTGATCAACAACGGTCCGCGCCCGGTGGCGGAAGCCACCCGGCTGCGCGTGCTGGCGGCGATCGAGCAGACCGGCTACCGGCCGAACGACATCGCGCGAGCGCTGGCCTCCGGCAGCACGCAAACCTACGGGCTGGTGGTGCCGGATATTTCCAACCCGTTCTTCGCCACGCTGGCGCGGGCGCTGCAGCAAGAGGCCTTCAGCCGTGGCCGCGTGCTGCTGCTGGGCGACGCCGGCGACGACCGGCAGCGCGAATATGAGCTGATCAACAACCTGCTACGCCGCCAGGTCGACGGCCTGCTGTACACCAGCGTCGATCGCCATCCGTGGTTCGATCTGATCCGCGCCTCCGGCACGCCCTGCGTGATGATAGATACCATCGACAGCCAGGCTGGCTTCTGCGCTATTCGCGTCAACGAGCGCGACGCCGCCTGCCAGGCGACCCGCCATCTGCTGCAGCACGGCTATCGCGACATCGGCATTTTTATCGGCCCGCTGACCATGCTCAACGCGCAGGATCGCCTGAACGGCTGGCGCGATGCGCTGCTGGAAGCGGGCATCGCGCCGCGCGACGAATGGATTTTCGAGGTGCCCTACACCCGCCAGGGCGGTTACCAGGCCACCCAGCGCCTGGTGCAAGGCCCGCGCCCACGCGCCGTTTTCACCTCTAACGAGCAGCAGGCGCTCGGCTGCCTGTCGGCGCTGGCGGAACATGGGCTGCGCGCGCCGGACGATCTGGCGCTGATCTGTTTTAACGGCACGCAGCAATCCGAATTCAGCGTGCCGCCGCTCAGCGCGGTCGAGCAGCCGATCGACGCCATGGCCAAGCGGGCCATCGCCATGCTGGCCGCCGGCGCCGCGCCCGCCGAGCTGCATGAATTCGCTTTTCAACTGCGCATCCGCCACTCGTGCGGCTGTTAG
- a CDS encoding maltoporin: MTTLRKLPLALAVAAGVLSTQALAVDFHGYARSGIGWTGSGGEQQCFKATGAASKYRLGNECETYAELKLGQEVWKEGDKSFYFDTNLAYSVSQRSDWEDVTPGFREVNVQGKNLIDWLPGSTLWAGKRFYQRHDVHMIDFYYWDISGPGAGLENIDLGFGKLSAAVTRNSESGGSYGYLDNEWKQRPTVNDTFDLRLAGLELNPGGTLELGVDYGRANAQDNYRLADGASKDGWMFTAEHTQSILNGYNKFVLQYATDSMTSQNNGRNEGATIDNNGKMIRVLDHGAIDFNDQWALMYVAMFQDIDRDNNNGTTWYTVGVRPMYKWTPIMSTLLEAGYDNVKSQRTGDRNGQYKVTLAQQWQAGNSIWSRPAIRLFATYAKWDEKWGYATGDDTGYNAGTAYNDTSMHTFSRGKDDEVTFGAQMEIWW; the protein is encoded by the coding sequence ATGACTACTCTGCGCAAACTTCCTCTGGCACTGGCTGTCGCCGCCGGTGTTCTCTCTACTCAGGCGCTGGCCGTGGATTTTCACGGTTACGCCCGTTCCGGCATCGGCTGGACCGGCAGCGGCGGTGAGCAACAGTGCTTCAAGGCCACCGGCGCCGCGAGCAAATACCGTCTCGGCAACGAATGTGAAACCTACGCCGAACTGAAACTGGGGCAGGAAGTGTGGAAAGAAGGCGACAAGAGCTTCTATTTCGACACCAACCTGGCCTATTCGGTCTCGCAACGTTCCGACTGGGAAGACGTGACGCCGGGCTTCCGCGAAGTCAACGTGCAGGGTAAAAACCTGATCGACTGGCTGCCGGGCTCCACGCTGTGGGCTGGTAAGCGTTTCTATCAGCGTCATGACGTTCACATGATCGACTTCTACTACTGGGATATCTCCGGCCCGGGCGCCGGTCTGGAAAACATCGATCTGGGCTTCGGCAAGCTGTCCGCCGCCGTGACCCGCAACTCCGAATCCGGCGGCTCTTACGGCTATCTGGATAACGAATGGAAACAGCGTCCGACCGTCAACGACACTTTCGACCTGCGTCTGGCCGGCCTGGAGCTGAACCCGGGCGGCACCCTGGAGCTGGGCGTGGACTACGGCCGCGCCAATGCGCAGGATAACTACCGCCTGGCGGACGGTGCCAGCAAAGACGGCTGGATGTTCACCGCGGAACACACGCAGAGCATCCTGAACGGTTACAACAAGTTCGTGCTGCAGTACGCCACCGACTCGATGACCTCGCAGAACAACGGCCGCAACGAAGGCGCCACCATCGATAACAACGGCAAGATGATCCGCGTGCTGGATCACGGTGCCATCGACTTCAACGATCAATGGGCGCTGATGTACGTCGCCATGTTCCAGGACATCGACCGCGACAACAACAACGGCACCACCTGGTACACCGTGGGCGTACGCCCGATGTACAAATGGACGCCGATCATGAGCACCTTGCTGGAAGCCGGCTATGACAACGTCAAATCCCAGCGCACCGGCGATCGCAACGGCCAGTATAAAGTAACCCTGGCGCAGCAATGGCAGGCGGGCAACAGCATCTGGTCGCGTCCGGCCATCCGCCTGTTCGCCACCTACGCCAAGTGGGATGAGAAGTGGGGCTACGCCACCGGCGATGATACCGGGTATAACGCCGGCACCGCATACAACGACACCAGCATGCATACCTTCAGCCGCGGCAAGGATGACGAAGTCACCTTCGGCGCCCAGATGGAAATTTGGTGGTAA
- a CDS encoding alpha-amylase family glycosyl hydrolase — translation MSSMPIATQPTLYRIHPASFRDGNGDGVGDAHGMLAALPYLKALSIDGLLLPQTLAPEAEATVTGEGLTLWYGDEANRVRNAVALQRFAHGALALDVMPFSAEKLAAVLHARRATLADSLWSTGDAEQPRVVSRWGQGDLRSAAAFLTLLAMLPAPICLYQGEELGLPHAAGLQDPRGAQTPMPWHEAPEQVTAGEISWYQQVAIEHRALAISRQQHDSHSTLRYCQALLALRRSPLIQRGELNAVSQRDGVVRLLITHQDQCLEALINLQPYTQAAAPSEATLPLAWQHGAQQEGHQWVLAGFASAIFTRHVNCESRGVTHG, via the coding sequence ATGTCGTCAATGCCTATCGCCACTCAGCCCACCCTGTACCGGATCCATCCGGCCAGTTTCCGTGACGGAAACGGGGACGGCGTGGGCGACGCGCACGGCATGCTGGCGGCGCTGCCGTACCTGAAAGCGCTGTCGATCGACGGCCTGTTGCTGCCGCAGACGCTGGCGCCGGAGGCCGAGGCGACGGTGACGGGCGAAGGGCTGACGCTGTGGTACGGCGATGAAGCCAACCGCGTTCGCAATGCCGTCGCGCTGCAGCGGTTCGCCCACGGCGCGCTGGCGCTGGACGTGATGCCGTTCAGCGCGGAGAAGCTGGCGGCGGTGTTGCACGCCCGCCGCGCCACGTTGGCGGACAGCCTGTGGAGCACCGGGGACGCCGAGCAGCCAAGAGTGGTCAGCCGCTGGGGGCAAGGCGATCTGCGTTCCGCCGCCGCCTTTTTGACGCTGTTGGCGATGTTGCCGGCGCCGATCTGCCTGTATCAGGGCGAAGAGCTGGGGCTGCCGCATGCCGCCGGCCTGCAGGATCCGCGCGGCGCGCAAACGCCGATGCCGTGGCATGAAGCCCCCGAACAGGTCACAGCCGGGGAGATTAGCTGGTATCAGCAGGTGGCGATCGAACACCGCGCATTGGCCATCAGCCGCCAACAGCACGACAGCCACTCCACCTTACGTTACTGCCAGGCGCTGTTGGCCCTGCGCCGTTCGCCGCTCATCCAGCGCGGCGAGCTGAACGCGGTCAGCCAGCGGGATGGCGTGGTGCGCTTACTTATTACCCATCAGGATCAATGCCTTGAAGCGCTGATAAACCTGCAGCCTTATACTCAGGCGGCCGCGCCGTCTGAGGCGACCTTGCCGTTGGCATGGCAGCACGGCGCGCAGCAAGAGGGTCATCAATGGGTTTTGGCGGGCTTTGCCTCCGCCATTTTCACACGACATGTTAACTGCGAAAGCAGGGGAGTAACGCATGGCTAG
- a CDS encoding MFS transporter has protein sequence MSETTLAPSQTADAALAADERLATKEGRSQFWRATFSCWLGTAMEYVDFALYGLAAGMVFGDVFFPEATPLVALLASFATYSVGFVARPIGALVFGWIGDRKGRRVVLITTVALMGLSTTLIGLIPPYAKIGVWAPACLVILRFAQGFGAGAELSGGAVMLAEYAPAKRRGLVASIIAIGSNSGTLLASLVWLLVLQLDKEDLMSWGWRIPFLASILIAGVALYLRRHVRETPVFERELQQNHQRMLDAAQAAPDSRSYLQRTKAFWVMLGLRIGENGPSYLCQGFIVGYVAKVLMVDKSVPALAVLIASLCGFLVIPLAGWLSDRFGRRITYRWFCLLLVLYAFPAFWLLDSREPAIVISVIVVGMCIASLGIFGVQAAYGVELFGVKNRYSKMAFAKELGSILSGGTAPLIATALLSGFGHWWPVACYFVVMAAIGLITTFFAPETRGRDLNLPQDAA, from the coding sequence ATGAGCGAAACAACGCTTGCCCCTTCACAGACCGCCGACGCCGCGCTGGCGGCCGATGAACGCCTGGCAACCAAAGAGGGGCGCAGCCAATTTTGGCGCGCCACCTTCTCCTGCTGGCTCGGCACCGCCATGGAATACGTCGACTTCGCGCTGTACGGCCTGGCGGCCGGCATGGTGTTCGGCGACGTGTTCTTCCCCGAAGCCACGCCGCTGGTGGCGCTGCTGGCCAGCTTCGCCACCTACTCCGTCGGCTTCGTCGCGCGGCCGATCGGCGCGCTGGTGTTCGGCTGGATCGGCGATCGCAAAGGCCGCCGCGTGGTGCTGATCACCACCGTGGCGCTGATGGGCCTCTCAACTACATTGATCGGCCTGATCCCACCCTATGCGAAAATCGGCGTCTGGGCGCCCGCCTGCCTGGTGATCCTGCGCTTCGCGCAGGGGTTCGGCGCCGGTGCGGAGCTGTCCGGCGGGGCGGTGATGCTGGCGGAATACGCGCCGGCCAAGCGGCGCGGGCTGGTGGCGTCGATCATCGCCATCGGCTCCAACAGTGGCACCCTGCTGGCGTCGCTGGTGTGGCTGCTGGTATTGCAGCTGGACAAGGAAGACCTGATGAGCTGGGGCTGGCGCATTCCGTTCCTCGCCAGCATCCTGATCGCCGGCGTGGCGCTGTATCTGCGCCGCCACGTGCGGGAAACGCCGGTGTTCGAACGCGAACTTCAGCAAAACCACCAGCGCATGCTCGACGCCGCCCAGGCCGCGCCGGACTCACGCAGCTACCTGCAACGCACCAAGGCGTTCTGGGTGATGCTCGGCCTGCGCATCGGCGAGAACGGCCCCTCCTACCTGTGCCAGGGCTTTATCGTCGGCTACGTCGCCAAGGTGCTGATGGTCGATAAATCGGTGCCGGCGCTGGCGGTGCTGATCGCCTCACTGTGCGGTTTTCTGGTGATCCCGCTGGCCGGCTGGCTCTCCGATCGTTTCGGCCGCCGCATCACCTACCGGTGGTTCTGCCTGCTGCTGGTGCTGTACGCTTTTCCGGCGTTCTGGCTGCTCGACAGCCGTGAGCCGGCGATCGTCATCTCGGTGATCGTGGTCGGCATGTGCATCGCATCGCTGGGGATCTTCGGCGTGCAGGCGGCCTACGGCGTCGAACTGTTCGGCGTGAAGAACCGCTACTCCAAAATGGCGTTCGCCAAGGAGCTCGGGTCGATCCTCTCCGGCGGCACCGCGCCGCTGATCGCCACCGCGCTGCTGTCCGGTTTCGGTCACTGGTGGCCTGTCGCCTGCTATTTTGTTGTAATGGCGGCCATCGGCTTAATCACCACCTTCTTTGCTCCCGAAACCCGCGGCCGCGATCTCAACCTGCCGCAGGATGCCGCGTAG
- the malK gene encoding maltose/maltodextrin ABC transporter ATP-binding protein MalK, whose protein sequence is MASVTLRSVYKAFGEAVISKDVNLTIEDGEFVVFVGPSGCGKSTLLRMIAGLEDITSGDLLIGEKRMNEVPPSERGIGMVFQSYALYPHLSVADNMSFGLKLAGARKAEINQRVNQVSEVLQLAHLLDRRPKALSGGQRQRVAIGRTLVAEPDVFLLDEPLSNLDAALRVQMRIEISRLHKRLQRTMIYVTHDQVEAMTLADKIVVLDAGRVAQVGKPLELYHYPANRFVAGFIGSPKMNFLPVKVTAAQPQQVQVELPNRQLVWLPVEGAGVQPGANLSLGIRPEHLLPGEASEVRLTGDVQVVEQLGNETQIHIQIPAIRQNLVYRQNDVVLVEEGATFAIGLPPHRCHLFREDGTACKRLHQEPGV, encoded by the coding sequence ATGGCTAGCGTGACACTGCGCAGCGTTTATAAGGCCTTCGGTGAGGCTGTGATTTCCAAAGACGTCAATCTGACCATCGAAGACGGCGAGTTTGTGGTGTTTGTCGGGCCGTCGGGCTGCGGCAAATCGACGCTGCTGCGCATGATCGCCGGGCTGGAGGACATCACCTCCGGCGACCTGCTGATCGGCGAGAAACGGATGAATGAGGTGCCGCCTTCCGAGCGCGGCATCGGCATGGTGTTCCAGTCCTACGCGCTGTATCCGCACCTGTCGGTGGCGGACAACATGTCGTTCGGCCTGAAGCTGGCCGGCGCCAGGAAAGCGGAAATCAATCAACGGGTGAACCAGGTCTCCGAGGTGCTGCAGCTGGCGCACCTGCTCGATCGGCGGCCGAAGGCGCTGTCCGGCGGGCAGCGTCAGCGCGTGGCGATCGGCCGCACGCTGGTGGCCGAGCCGGACGTGTTTCTGCTCGACGAACCGCTGTCCAACCTCGATGCCGCGCTGCGGGTGCAGATGCGCATCGAGATCTCCCGTCTGCACAAGCGCCTGCAGCGCACCATGATTTACGTCACTCACGATCAGGTCGAAGCGATGACGCTGGCCGACAAGATCGTGGTGCTCGACGCCGGTCGCGTGGCGCAGGTCGGCAAGCCGCTGGAACTGTACCACTACCCGGCCAACCGCTTCGTCGCCGGGTTTATCGGCTCGCCGAAGATGAACTTCCTGCCGGTCAAGGTGACCGCTGCGCAGCCGCAACAGGTGCAGGTCGAACTGCCCAACCGTCAACTGGTCTGGCTGCCGGTGGAAGGCGCGGGCGTTCAGCCCGGCGCCAACCTGTCACTGGGCATTCGCCCCGAACATCTGCTGCCCGGCGAAGCCTCTGAAGTGCGGCTTACCGGCGACGTACAGGTGGTGGAGCAGCTCGGCAACGAGACGCAAATCCACATCCAAATCCCGGCCATCCGTCAAAACCTGGTGTACCGCCAGAACGACGTGGTGCTGGTAGAAGAAGGTGCCACATTCGCCATCGGCCTGCCGCCTCATCGTTGCCACCTGTTCCGTGAAGACGGTACGGCATGTAAACGGCTGCACCAGGAGCCGGGCGTTTAA
- the malM gene encoding maltose operon protein MalM, translating into MKKNLLSLCLSLALTVGAPLAANADTPANVSVAPAISAATLQSLPWQPLQPPVSQEVKLDAVSPQLNQGEIQGAIAAYTLPADRGSLEVTLSSLAKHNSLYAPSVLVLDEHLRPAAYYPSSYFPYQPPGAMSSDRLEGTLKLTPALGQKQIYLLVYTTRQDLVKTTQLTNPAKAYAQGVGNAVPDIPDPIAGHATTGTLKLKVTAEQGTGNVMIGMLQPAPTVAPVVVGASTPAAAAPMPTPTPEKPAEPMLNDTESYFNNGIKQAVKAGDIDKALKLMNEAEKLGSTTARKTFISSVKGKG; encoded by the coding sequence ATGAAAAAGAATCTGCTGTCACTCTGCCTGTCGCTGGCGCTGACCGTCGGCGCGCCTTTGGCGGCCAATGCCGATACGCCGGCCAACGTTTCCGTCGCGCCGGCCATCAGCGCCGCCACGCTGCAAAGCCTGCCGTGGCAGCCGTTGCAGCCGCCGGTGTCGCAAGAGGTGAAGCTCGACGCCGTCAGCCCTCAGCTCAATCAGGGCGAGATCCAGGGGGCGATCGCCGCCTATACGCTGCCGGCCGATCGCGGTTCGCTGGAAGTGACGCTGAGCAGCCTCGCCAAACACAATTCGCTGTACGCGCCGAGCGTGCTGGTGCTGGACGAGCATCTGCGCCCGGCGGCGTATTACCCGAGCAGCTATTTCCCTTACCAGCCGCCGGGGGCGATGTCCTCCGATCGTCTCGAAGGCACGCTGAAGCTGACGCCGGCGCTCGGTCAAAAACAGATTTACCTGCTGGTGTACACCACCCGCCAGGATTTGGTGAAAACTACGCAGCTGACCAACCCGGCCAAGGCCTATGCGCAGGGGGTGGGCAACGCGGTGCCGGATATCCCGGATCCGATCGCCGGCCACGCGACGACCGGCACGCTGAAGCTTAAGGTCACCGCTGAACAGGGCACCGGCAACGTGATGATCGGCATGCTGCAGCCTGCGCCGACCGTGGCGCCGGTGGTGGTGGGGGCGAGCACCCCGGCCGCGGCGGCGCCGATGCCGACGCCGACGCCGGAGAAACCGGCGGAACCGATGCTCAACGATACCGAAAGCTACTTCAATAACGGCATCAAGCAGGCGGTGAAGGCGGGCGATATCGACAAGGCGCTGAAGCTGATGAATGAGGCCGAGAAGTTGGGCTCTACCACTGCGCGTAAAACGTTTATCAGCAGCGTTAAAGGCAAGGGGTAA
- a CDS encoding nucleoside hydrolase, whose product MRLIIDCDPGNGVPGANVDDGLALALALAAKPQLQLELISIVAGNTPREVGFAVASALLAQSGYRVPVALGAARALSEPPEPWRAHLDRPIADPQLAALWRDLPAPSLANAPAPDAAIAIGELICRHPGEITLAAIGPLTNVAHAMQLYPQMAQAVKEIVIMGGVFNVEGYIKDTNFGLDPEAARLVLNSGANITLAPLDVTTQTMLTQADLAALTQPDTPLCRYLRATTQPWIDYSRHTRRLPGCWIHDALVIAWLLEPQLVTTEMFHVDVALEGALTRGSSRRWRPGGLRLTVGMPPPQGKPVRIMQQVDNTRLLALIGATLARG is encoded by the coding sequence ATGCGTTTAATCATTGATTGCGATCCCGGCAACGGCGTTCCCGGCGCCAACGTCGATGACGGTCTGGCGCTGGCCCTGGCGCTGGCGGCCAAACCGCAGCTGCAACTGGAGCTGATCAGCATCGTGGCCGGCAATACCCCGCGTGAAGTGGGCTTCGCCGTCGCCTCCGCTCTGCTGGCGCAGAGCGGCTACCGGGTACCGGTCGCCCTCGGCGCGGCGCGCGCCCTGAGCGAGCCGCCGGAGCCGTGGCGCGCCCATCTGGACCGCCCGATCGCCGATCCTCAGCTGGCGGCGCTGTGGCGCGACTTGCCCGCCCCCTCGCTGGCCAACGCGCCCGCACCGGACGCCGCCATCGCCATCGGCGAACTGATCTGCCGTCATCCCGGCGAGATCACGCTGGCGGCGATCGGCCCGCTGACCAACGTTGCGCACGCCATGCAGCTGTACCCGCAGATGGCGCAGGCGGTGAAAGAGATCGTGATCATGGGCGGCGTGTTCAACGTCGAAGGATACATCAAGGACACCAATTTTGGTTTGGATCCGGAAGCGGCGCGGCTGGTGTTGAACAGCGGCGCCAATATCACGCTGGCGCCGCTGGACGTCACCACCCAGACCATGCTGACCCAGGCGGATCTGGCCGCGCTGACCCAGCCGGATACCCCGCTGTGCCGTTATTTGCGCGCCACCACGCAGCCGTGGATCGACTATTCGCGCCATACGCGGCGCCTGCCGGGCTGCTGGATCCATGATGCGCTGGTGATCGCCTGGCTGCTGGAACCGCAGTTGGTCACGACCGAAATGTTCCATGTGGATGTGGCGCTGGAAGGGGCGTTGACGCGCGGCAGCTCACGCCGTTGGCGGCCGGGCGGCCTGCGCCTGACGGTCGGTATGCCGCCGCCGCAGGGCAAGCCGGTGCGCATCATGCAGCAGGTGGACAACACCCGCCTGCTGGCGTTGATCGGCGCAACGCTGGCGCGCGGATGA
- the malE gene encoding maltose/maltodextrin ABC transporter substrate-binding protein MalE, which produces MTRSITLARTLALSALATLVLSSSAFAKIEEGKLVIWINGDKGYNGLAEVGKKFEKDTGIKVTVEHPDKLEEKYPQVAATGDGPDIIFWAHDRFGGYAQSGLLAEIHPSKAFQDKLFPFTWDAVRYDGKLIGYPIAVEALSLIYNKDLVKQPPKTWEEIPALDKQLRAAGKSAIMWNLQEPYFTWPIIAADGGYAFKYENGKYNIKDVGVANAGSQAGLQFIVDLVKNKHINADTDYSIAEAAFNKGQTAMTINGPWAWNNIEQSKINYGVTLLPTFKGKPSKPFVGVLTAGINAASPNKELATEFLENYLLTNEGLADVNKDKPLGAVALKSYQEALAKDPKIAATMQNSQNGEIMPNIPQMSAFWYAERSAVINAVSGRQTVKAALDDVQTRITK; this is translated from the coding sequence ATGACTCGCAGCATTACCCTCGCCCGCACGCTGGCGCTCTCGGCACTGGCCACCCTGGTGCTCTCTTCTTCCGCCTTCGCCAAGATTGAGGAAGGCAAACTGGTTATCTGGATCAACGGCGACAAGGGCTATAACGGCCTGGCGGAAGTCGGCAAGAAATTCGAAAAAGACACCGGCATCAAGGTCACCGTCGAGCACCCGGACAAACTGGAAGAAAAATACCCGCAGGTGGCCGCCACCGGCGACGGTCCTGACATCATTTTCTGGGCCCACGACCGCTTCGGCGGCTATGCGCAGTCCGGCCTGTTGGCCGAAATTCACCCGTCCAAAGCCTTCCAGGACAAGCTGTTCCCGTTCACCTGGGACGCCGTGCGCTATGACGGCAAGCTGATCGGCTACCCGATCGCCGTCGAAGCGCTGTCGCTGATTTACAACAAGGACTTGGTCAAACAGCCGCCGAAAACCTGGGAAGAGATCCCGGCGCTGGACAAACAGCTGCGCGCCGCCGGCAAGAGCGCCATCATGTGGAACCTGCAGGAACCCTACTTCACCTGGCCTATCATCGCCGCCGACGGCGGTTATGCCTTCAAGTATGAAAACGGCAAATACAACATCAAGGATGTCGGCGTCGCCAACGCCGGTTCACAGGCAGGCCTGCAGTTCATCGTCGATCTGGTGAAAAACAAACACATCAACGCCGATACCGATTACTCGATCGCCGAGGCCGCGTTCAACAAAGGCCAGACCGCGATGACCATCAACGGGCCATGGGCCTGGAACAACATCGAGCAGAGTAAAATCAACTACGGCGTGACGCTGCTGCCGACCTTCAAAGGCAAACCGTCCAAGCCGTTCGTCGGCGTGCTGACCGCCGGCATCAACGCCGCCAGCCCGAATAAGGAGCTGGCGACCGAGTTCCTCGAAAACTACCTGCTGACCAACGAAGGGCTGGCGGACGTCAACAAAGACAAACCGCTGGGCGCGGTGGCGCTGAAATCCTACCAGGAGGCGCTGGCCAAAGATCCGAAGATCGCCGCCACCATGCAGAACTCGCAAAATGGGGAAATCATGCCGAACATCCCGCAGATGAGCGCCTTCTGGTACGCCGAACGCAGTGCAGTGATCAACGCCGTCAGCGGCCGTCAGACGGTGAAAGCCGCGCTGGACGACGTGCAGACCCGCATCACCAAGTAA
- the malF gene encoding maltose ABC transporter permease MalF, which yields MQFAHAGTPARKKSKWWQSDALKWLVVGLFSLVTCYLIVLMYAQGEYLFAILTLILVSAGLYVFANRRAYAWRYVYPGVAGMGLFVLFPLICTIAIAFTNYSSTNQLTFERAQSVLMQRQFQSGKTFTFGLYPAENQQWRLQLTSPDSEQPLISEPFRLDAAAPQTLTLTTQSAAPQGERATLRVITQNRQALSQLVAQLPDGGELRMSSLRQFSGTRPLYALDKDGSTLTNNQTQVRYRPNGDIGFYQAINADGGWAQETLSPGYTVTTGWKNFLRVLQDEGIKKPFVSIFIWTIVFSVMTVILTVAVGMVLACVVQWEALKGKAIYRVLLILPYAVPSFISILIFKGLFNQSFGEINMMLSHLFGIKPAWFSDPLTAKSMILIVNTWLGYPYMMILCMGLLKAIPDDLYEASAMDGANPWQNFFRITLPLLIKPLTPLMIASFAFNFNNFVLIQLLTNGGPDMIGTTTPAGYTDLLVSYTYRIAFEGGGGQDFGLAAAIATLIFLLVGALAILNLKASKMNFD from the coding sequence ATGCAATTCGCTCACGCGGGGACGCCTGCGCGTAAAAAATCGAAGTGGTGGCAAAGCGACGCGCTGAAATGGCTGGTGGTCGGCCTGTTCAGCCTGGTGACCTGCTACCTGATTGTGTTGATGTATGCACAGGGTGAATACCTGTTCGCCATCCTGACGCTGATCCTGGTCAGCGCCGGACTTTACGTCTTCGCCAACCGCCGCGCCTACGCCTGGCGCTATGTGTATCCCGGCGTCGCCGGCATGGGACTGTTCGTCCTGTTCCCGCTGATCTGCACCATCGCCATCGCCTTTACCAACTACAGCAGCACCAACCAGCTGACCTTTGAGCGCGCGCAATCGGTGCTGATGCAACGCCAGTTCCAGAGCGGCAAAACCTTCACCTTCGGCCTCTACCCGGCGGAAAATCAGCAATGGCGCCTGCAATTAACCTCGCCGGACAGTGAACAGCCGTTGATTTCCGAGCCTTTCCGCCTCGACGCCGCTGCGCCGCAAACCCTGACATTGACCACGCAGAGCGCCGCGCCGCAGGGCGAACGCGCCACGCTGCGGGTGATCACCCAGAACCGGCAAGCGCTGAGCCAGCTGGTGGCGCAACTGCCCGACGGCGGTGAATTGCGCATGAGCTCTCTTCGCCAATTCTCCGGCACCCGTCCGCTGTATGCGCTGGACAAAGACGGCAGCACGCTGACCAATAACCAGACCCAGGTACGCTATCGACCGAACGGCGACATCGGCTTCTATCAGGCGATCAACGCCGACGGCGGCTGGGCGCAGGAAACCCTGAGCCCCGGCTATACCGTCACCACCGGCTGGAAAAACTTCCTGCGGGTGCTGCAGGACGAAGGCATCAAGAAACCGTTCGTGTCGATCTTCATCTGGACCATCGTGTTCTCGGTAATGACGGTGATCCTCACCGTGGCGGTCGGCATGGTGTTGGCCTGCGTGGTGCAGTGGGAGGCGCTGAAAGGCAAGGCGATCTACCGCGTGCTGCTGATCCTGCCCTATGCGGTGCCGTCGTTCATCTCGATCCTGATCTTCAAAGGGTTGTTCAACCAGAGCTTCGGCGAAATCAACATGATGCTCAGCCATCTGTTCGGCATCAAACCCGCCTGGTTCAGCGATCCGCTCACCGCCAAGAGCATGATCCTGATCGTCAACACCTGGCTCGGCTACCCGTACATGATGATCCTGTGCATGGGGCTGCTGAAAGCGATCCCGGACGATCTGTACGAGGCCTCGGCGATGGATGGCGCCAACCCGTGGCAAAACTTCTTCCGCATCACCTTGCCGCTGCTGATCAAGCCGCTGACGCCGCTGATGATCGCCAGCTTCGCCTTCAACTTTAACAACTTCGTGCTGATCCAGCTGCTGACCAACGGCGGCCCGGACATGATCGGCACCACCACGCCGGCCGGCTATACCGATCTGCTGGTCAGCTACACCTACCGCATCGCCTTCGAAGGCGGCGGCGGGCAAGACTTCGGCCTGGCGGCCGCCATCGCCACGCTGATCTTCCTGCTGGTGGGCGCGCTGGCGATCCTGAATTTGAAAGCCAGCAAGATGAACTTCGATTAG